Sequence from the uncultured Bacteroides sp. genome:
ATTTATCGAAAAAGTTAAGGAAGGTGTAAAACAACCAAAGTCGTGTCCTTTCCATTGCATCAAGACTTGCGATATTTCTAAGAGCCCATACTGCATTATGCTTGCTCTTTTCAATGCATTTAAAGGTAACTTTAACAGTGGATATGCTTTTGCCGGTGCAAACGCTTTCAGATCGAACAAGATTATGAGTGTAAAAAATACAATCTCTGAATTAATGAATGAGTGGAAAGAAAAAGAGCTTTTTTCTAAAAAGTAATTTTTCCATTATATAAAAATTAAAGCGAAGGCTTCCTTTTAGGATAGTCCTCGCTTTTTTATTTAGAATACTGGTTTGCAAACTATGATTTCTTCCTTCTGATACTGCAATAGACTCATCTTTGGGATTATTGTTGTAAAATGAGTTGAAGCCATGTGTGTTTTCAATATACCTGCACTCTCCCATTCTTCAAGCATAACCAATATCTGCTTATTATTCAAATCCTGAACCAGATTATAATTGATACAACCTTCTTCTTTTCTTGATTCCTGTACCAATTCACCAGCTAATTTCAGGAATTCTTCAACTTTGTCTTCCTTAACAAAGAATTTCGCAATTACTTTTACCATTTCATTTTCCTCCTATTAAAATTTATTTTCTGGAAATATTAAGCTTCAAAGGTACAAATAGAATTATTATAGATTCCATTTTAATGAAATTTATACCAAAAAAAGTCTCAACCCACCCTTCAACTCTTTCCTATTAATGGCGAAACAAAAGGTTCTTTCTTATATCCTACATTAATTATTAGGGTCTATCTACCTATAGTCAAAAATACACAGAATGAAGCAAAACAATTTTATACAATAAATATTTTAAACAACATAAAAAGGGAACATCTCTTTCTTTTTGGTATAATATAGATACACTAACGATTTAACTAAAAGATTACCAACGAATTAAGACTGATTCCAAATTCAATCAATCTCTCTTTCAAAAAACAGAAAAACATAAGGTTGTTTTGGAGGGGGTAACAGGGTGCCTCCTTCTGAAACCCTTTGATAGCCGCGGTGCTAAATTTTAGCACGAGACATATAAAAGAAGTTATTTTCAAAGTTTGTCACCACTATCAAAAAATACAGACATTATACTTTACGAGGAGTGTGAATCGTTTAATGGTTAAAGAATATAAAATTACGGAGTCAAAGTAACACCGGATTATATTATTCGTATATTTGCGAACAATATATGGAAAAAGATAAAGATTACACAGCAGAACAGGAACAGATTGCCCGATATGCAAAGGCAATGGGGCATCCGGCACGCATAGCTATAATGGATTTCCTCGCATCACAGGAAAGTTGTTTTTTCGGTGATATTCACGATGAATTGCCAATAGCCAAAGCAACCGTATCCCAACACCTGAAGGAACTCAAAGATGCCGGACTAATTCAGGGCGAAATTGAAGCTCCCAAAGTTCGTTATTGTATAAATAAGGAGAATTGGGCAAAGGCTCAGAGCCTGTTCGCCAAGTTCTTTGATAAAAAAGAAATTAAGAAAATCTGCTGCGGATAATATTTTTTTGCCGTAGATGTTCGTCGTTTTACGAATTACGATTAACTATTAAAATAAAGATTAATATGGAAATTAAAATTTTAGGTTCAGGATGCTCAAAGTGCAAAACTCTTGAGAAACTAACACGCGAAGTTGTGGAGCAAAACGGTATTGATGCTTCTATCTCTAAAGTAGAGGACATTATGGAGATTATGAAATACGGAGTTATGGCAACGCCGGCTCTGGTTGTTGACGGAAAAGTTGAGATTAAAGGACGCGTTCCTTCTCTGGAAGAGATAAAAGAAGTATTAACAAAATAAATCCGGATATACATGAAACGTATTTTTATGATCAGCTTCGCTATTATGATTATATTAGGAAGCTTTACAGGCAACGCACAAAACAATAAGAAACGAAATGCTCCTAAGGTTGCTGCACAGAAAATTGAAGTTTACTATTTCCACTTTACACGCAGATGCCCAACTTGTATGGCGGTAGAATCTGAATCTCAAAAGGATCTTGGTGCTTTATACCCGGAACAGGTTAAAAAAGGGATGATTACTTTCAAGAGTTTCAACCTTGATGAAAAGGGCAGTGAAGCTATTGCAAAGAAATGTCAGGCATCCGGTCAGAGCCTTTTGGTGATAAGCGGTAAAAAGAGAACCGATCTTACTTCGGAAGGATTTATGTATGCCCGCAACAGTCCCGACAAACTAAAGCAGAAAATCAAATCAACCATTGACCCTTTACTGGGTTCTAAATAATTCACTAAGATGGAGTTTCTTCAAAGTATTCTTGATAATTCACAGTACTCCTTTCTTACGGCGATAATACTGGGACTGATGACCGCCATCAGCCCCTGCCCACTGGCAACCAACATTACGGCTATAGGATTTATAAGCCGGGATATTGATAATAGCAAGCGGGTATTCCTGAACGGACTGGTCTACACTCTTGGACGCGCAATAAGTTATACCCTTCTTGCCGTAATACTTTATTTCGGAGCCAATCAGATGAACGTGTCTATGCTGTTTCAGGGATGGGGAGAAAAGATTCTTGGCCCGTTGCTAATAGTCATCGGGCTGTTTATGCTGGATATAATAAAGATCAATTTCCCTGGAATTTCTAAACTGGCGGACAGAATTGGAGAAAACAGCAAAGGTAGTTACTGGAGTACACTTTTACTGGGAATGATCTTTGCCCTGGCATTTTGTCCTTATAGCGGAGTTCTCTACTTTGCCATGCTGATACCAATGACCATTTCAAGTGCAAGCGGATTGTATCTTCCGGTACTGTTTGCCATTGCAACAGGTCTGCCGGTTATCATATTTGCCTGGCTGCTGGCTTATGCTGTGGGCAATGTAGGCAAACTGTATAATCAGATAAAAACCTTTGAACTTTGGTTCAGACGTGTTGTTGCTGTGATCTTTATTCTTGCAGGTTTTTACTATGCAACTATTTTCTTTCTTAATTAGAAAACATAAGTATGAAACGGAATTCTTTTAGTGAAATCACCACACAGATACTTGGAATGAATCGCAGGAATCTGATTGGGCTTCTGGCCTTACT
This genomic interval carries:
- a CDS encoding putative quinol monooxygenase, giving the protein MVKVIAKFFVKEDKVEEFLKLAGELVQESRKEEGCINYNLVQDLNNKQILVMLEEWESAGILKTHMASTHFTTIIPKMSLLQYQKEEIIVCKPVF
- a CDS encoding metalloregulator ArsR/SmtB family transcription factor gives rise to the protein MEKDKDYTAEQEQIARYAKAMGHPARIAIMDFLASQESCFFGDIHDELPIAKATVSQHLKELKDAGLIQGEIEAPKVRYCINKENWAKAQSLFAKFFDKKEIKKICCG
- a CDS encoding thioredoxin family protein, encoding MEIKILGSGCSKCKTLEKLTREVVEQNGIDASISKVEDIMEIMKYGVMATPALVVDGKVEIKGRVPSLEEIKEVLTK
- a CDS encoding nitrophenyl compound nitroreductase subunit ArsF family protein — its product is MKRIFMISFAIMIILGSFTGNAQNNKKRNAPKVAAQKIEVYYFHFTRRCPTCMAVESESQKDLGALYPEQVKKGMITFKSFNLDEKGSEAIAKKCQASGQSLLVISGKKRTDLTSEGFMYARNSPDKLKQKIKSTIDPLLGSK
- a CDS encoding aromatic aminobenezylarsenical efflux permease ArsG family transporter, with the protein product MEFLQSILDNSQYSFLTAIILGLMTAISPCPLATNITAIGFISRDIDNSKRVFLNGLVYTLGRAISYTLLAVILYFGANQMNVSMLFQGWGEKILGPLLIVIGLFMLDIIKINFPGISKLADRIGENSKGSYWSTLLLGMIFALAFCPYSGVLYFAMLIPMTISSASGLYLPVLFAIATGLPVIIFAWLLAYAVGNVGKLYNQIKTFELWFRRVVAVIFILAGFYYATIFFLN